One region of Lactobacillus johnsonii genomic DNA includes:
- a CDS encoding phosphatase PAP2 family protein — MKLHCLIQLLISALILLGLIFNIRNSRLFNFYDHLLHHKLVKNRDGKIWKVITVLNEPKVIVVWDFLLAGLLVLFHHPWLAIWSLGTLAVTDAVGIFLKHSVKRKRPLSMRTYRDGYSFPSGHVLSATIMSLMLWQIFGHIMGIWLLITLIIAWGLVVMSRLNMRAHYPSDVLGATTLALFCFTIAQQLLGLAF; from the coding sequence GTGAAATTGCATTGTTTAATTCAATTGCTGATTTCGGCATTGATTCTTTTAGGATTAATATTTAACATTAGAAATTCTCGTCTATTTAATTTTTATGATCATTTATTGCACCATAAACTTGTTAAAAATAGAGACGGTAAAATTTGGAAAGTTATTACAGTCTTAAATGAGCCTAAGGTAATTGTTGTTTGGGACTTTTTATTAGCAGGCCTATTAGTTTTGTTTCATCACCCTTGGCTTGCAATTTGGTCTTTAGGTACTTTAGCAGTAACTGATGCAGTTGGAATCTTTTTGAAGCATTCAGTTAAAAGAAAAAGACCCTTGTCAATGAGAACCTATCGAGATGGCTATAGCTTTCCTAGTGGACATGTATTAAGCGCAACTATTATGTCATTAATGTTATGGCAAATCTTTGGTCATATTATGGGAATCTGGCTCTTAATTACTTTGATAATAGCATGGGGACTGGTAGTAATGTCACGTTTAAATATGCGTGCACACTATCCATCTGATGTTTTGGGAGCAACAACTTTAGCCCTATTTTGTTTTACAATTGCACAGCAACTTTTAGGATTGGCCTTTTAA
- a CDS encoding membrane protein yields the protein MKKKIRSFDNKTVLTIGRIGSVLSVLMYVSYIPQIMNNLQGNYGNPIQPLVAAINCLIWVLYALLREKKDWPLFVANFPGILFGLATFITSLH from the coding sequence TTGAAAAAGAAAATTAGATCTTTTGATAATAAGACTGTATTAACGATTGGACGAATTGGCTCAGTTTTATCTGTTCTAATGTATGTTTCTTATATTCCACAAATTATGAATAATTTGCAAGGAAATTACGGCAATCCTATTCAGCCATTAGTTGCAGCCATTAACTGCCTTATTTGGGTTCTGTATGCTCTCTTAAGAGAGAAAAAGGATTGGCCGTTGTTTGTAGCTAACTTTCCGGGGATTTTATTTGGATTAGCTACATTCATTACCAGTTTGCATTAA
- the cls gene encoding cardiolipin synthase, which translates to MILTWDIIRRIIEILWLINVGLAIWTVFRSHRDIASTWAWLLILCILPYVGFVLYLFTGRQLSHDDIFSIETEQKKIRDHFLNEQNRLLRIHDLLPSKSQNPRARRLVELNLNNDDALLTFNNEVETFIDGQVLFPNLIKNIEEAKRSINVEFYTFYDDQLGNQVLQALEKAASRGVKIRVLYDASGSRGTRPSFLKKLRHLGGEAQPFISTAGNRLFTTPRANYHLHRKLVIIDNKIGYIGGFNIGDQYINRSKKFGHWRDTHLRVVGQAALLMEIRFAMDWNTSCRKSHLPKYNIDSLIETFELKVVQSKDLVPMQIVSSGPDNSHFGIRRAYEEIIAQAQKYVYIQTPYLIPGDSILEALIIAAKSGVDVRIMIPSMPDHPFVYRATEYYAKYLVNQGVKVYKYDNGFIHAKTMVSGSNIASVGSANQDFRSYQLNFEVNAFTCSPALTKELKEIFEEDLKESTLLTKEYFDKQSHWRKFKQYFSRLLSPIL; encoded by the coding sequence ATGATTTTAACTTGGGACATAATTAGAAGGATAATCGAAATTCTTTGGTTAATTAATGTTGGGCTAGCAATTTGGACTGTTTTTCGTAGTCATCGTGACATTGCTTCTACTTGGGCCTGGCTTTTGATTTTATGTATCTTACCGTATGTTGGATTTGTTTTATATTTATTTACTGGCCGACAATTATCACACGATGATATTTTCTCAATTGAAACTGAACAGAAAAAAATTCGTGATCATTTTCTTAATGAACAAAATAGGCTATTACGAATCCATGACTTGCTACCAAGTAAATCTCAGAATCCACGTGCAAGACGGCTAGTAGAACTAAATTTAAACAATGATGATGCCCTTTTAACTTTTAATAACGAAGTTGAGACTTTTATCGACGGACAAGTTTTGTTTCCAAATCTTATAAAAAATATTGAGGAAGCTAAAAGAAGTATTAATGTAGAATTTTATACATTTTATGATGACCAATTAGGAAATCAGGTCTTACAAGCTTTAGAAAAAGCAGCCAGTCGGGGCGTTAAAATTAGAGTTTTATATGATGCAAGCGGATCTCGTGGTACACGACCATCTTTTTTAAAAAAACTTCGTCATTTAGGAGGAGAAGCGCAACCTTTCATTTCAACAGCTGGAAACCGTCTTTTTACTACTCCTCGTGCTAATTACCATTTACACCGTAAATTAGTAATCATTGATAATAAAATTGGCTATATTGGAGGGTTCAATATTGGCGATCAATATATTAATCGAAGTAAGAAATTTGGACACTGGCGTGATACCCATTTACGCGTAGTAGGGCAAGCAGCCTTATTAATGGAGATTCGCTTTGCGATGGATTGGAATACAAGCTGCCGTAAATCTCATCTTCCAAAATATAATATTGATAGCTTAATTGAAACATTTGAATTAAAAGTAGTTCAATCTAAAGACTTGGTACCAATGCAAATTGTTTCATCTGGACCAGATAATAGTCATTTTGGTATTCGGCGAGCTTATGAAGAAATAATTGCTCAAGCACAAAAATATGTCTACATTCAAACTCCCTACTTAATTCCAGGCGATTCAATCCTAGAGGCTTTAATTATTGCAGCAAAAAGTGGTGTTGATGTACGAATTATGATTCCTTCTATGCCTGATCATCCCTTTGTCTACCGGGCAACCGAATACTACGCAAAGTACCTAGTTAATCAAGGAGTTAAAGTTTATAAATACGATAATGGATTTATTCATGCGAAAACTATGGTTAGCGGTTCTAATATTGCTTCAGTCGGATCGGCAAATCAAGATTTTCGTAGTTATCAATTAAACTTTGAAGTAAATGCTTTTACATGTAGCCCAGCTCTCACCAAGGAATTAAAAGAAATTTTTGAAGAAGATTTAAAAGAGTCAACTTTACTCACAAAAGAGTACTTTGACAAACAATCTCATTGGCGTAAATTTAAACAATACTTTTCAAGATTATTATCACCAATTTTATAA
- a CDS encoding thymidylate synthase: MATLEQPYLDLLSKIMNEGHDKEDRTGTGTRSLFGAQMRFDLNDGFPILTTKKIPFGLIKSELLWFLRGDTNIRFLLEHNNHIWDEWAFKNWVKSNEYQGPDMTNFGLRSQEDPEFKKIYQEEMKKFDQKVLADQTFAEKYGNLGDVYGAQWRHWQKREGGFIDQIQNVIDQIKKTPYSRRLIVSAWNPEDVPTSALPPCHVLFQFYVNDGRLSLQLYQRSGDMFLGVPFNIASYALLVNLIARETGLKPGEFIHTLGDAHIYKNHFNQVKELLNRSAYDAPMLWLNPDKKLVQDFEMKDIKLINYRHHGTIKAPVAV, translated from the coding sequence ATGGCAACTTTAGAGCAACCATATTTAGATTTACTAAGTAAAATAATGAATGAAGGGCATGACAAGGAAGATAGAACTGGAACAGGTACTAGAAGCCTGTTTGGAGCCCAAATGAGATTTGATTTAAATGATGGTTTTCCGATTTTAACTACTAAAAAAATACCTTTTGGACTTATTAAGAGCGAATTATTATGGTTTTTACGGGGAGACACTAATATCCGTTTTTTGCTAGAACATAATAATCACATTTGGGATGAATGGGCCTTCAAAAATTGGGTAAAGAGTAATGAGTATCAGGGCCCAGATATGACTAATTTTGGTCTTAGAAGTCAAGAGGACCCAGAATTTAAAAAGATCTATCAAGAAGAAATGAAAAAATTTGATCAAAAAGTCCTAGCAGATCAAACTTTTGCAGAAAAGTATGGAAATTTAGGAGATGTTTATGGTGCCCAGTGGAGACATTGGCAGAAACGTGAGGGTGGTTTTATTGATCAAATTCAAAATGTAATTGATCAAATTAAGAAAACACCATACTCTCGCCGCTTAATTGTGAGTGCATGGAATCCAGAAGATGTACCAACGTCCGCTTTACCTCCATGTCATGTTTTGTTTCAGTTTTATGTTAATGATGGTCGTTTAAGCCTACAGCTGTATCAAAGATCCGGAGATATGTTTTTGGGTGTACCGTTTAATATTGCAAGTTATGCTTTACTAGTAAATTTAATTGCACGTGAAACGGGTCTAAAGCCAGGTGAATTTATTCATACTTTAGGGGATGCTCATATTTATAAGAATCACTTTAACCAAGTTAAAGAATTATTGAATCGATCTGCATATGATGCTCCTATGCTTTGGCTAAATCCGGATAAAAAATTAGTACAGGATTTTGAAATGAAAGATATCAAGTTAATTAATTACCGGCATCATGGCACTATTAAGGCGCCGGTAGCCGTTTAA
- a CDS encoding dihydrofolate reductase, whose translation MIRFIWAEDEDGRIGYQGALPWHLPADLKHFKELTSNHIIVMGRKTFDSFPGLLPKRKHIILSTNPILQRKYQDNSRVKVFSQIKQLKNWIEDHTEETIDIIGGAEVFKEFKDEVDVLEKTKIHHIFKCDTWMPELKYEDFKLVNSESHHPNGNNKFDYDFLEYKRI comes from the coding sequence ATGATTAGATTTATTTGGGCAGAAGATGAGGATGGACGTATTGGTTACCAAGGTGCTTTGCCCTGGCATTTGCCCGCTGATTTAAAACATTTTAAAGAGCTGACTAGTAATCATATTATCGTTATGGGACGAAAAACATTTGATAGTTTTCCAGGATTACTTCCTAAAAGAAAACATATCATCCTTTCTACTAATCCAATTTTACAACGTAAATATCAAGATAATTCACGAGTTAAAGTTTTTTCACAAATTAAACAGTTGAAAAATTGGATCGAAGATCACACTGAAGAAACAATTGATATTATTGGGGGTGCTGAAGTTTTTAAAGAATTTAAGGATGAAGTAGATGTTCTTGAAAAGACAAAAATTCACCATATATTTAAGTGTGATACATGGATGCCGGAACTAAAGTACGAAGACTTTAAATTAGTAAATTCCGAAAGTCATCATCCAAATGGAAATAATAAATTTGATTACGACTTTTTAGAGTATAAGAGAATATAA
- a CDS encoding LysR family transcriptional regulator codes for MNIKQLKYFLVVAEERQITSAAKKLYIAQPPLSYQLKQLEKEVGVQLFVRTAHGIELTEEGKVFQKYAEKIVALSISAKSQIHQIKEGELGKIRIGVISSCGGVVPNEQFKKLVKYYPNVSFEIHEANTFGIVEQLQDGILDLGIVRTPFNLEGLNFKDFHQEPMVAVTREEFFERKEIRHLSELKDSPIILYRRFQEIFNRSFRHQGIRPFYSVTCDDARTAIHWADKGLGIALVPESIALTYAKSKIIPVKHTNWITHLNLVWRKDREVTPLMEKIIEMF; via the coding sequence ATGAATATTAAACAATTAAAATATTTTTTAGTGGTTGCTGAAGAGCGGCAGATTACGTCTGCTGCTAAAAAGTTATATATTGCTCAGCCACCTTTAAGTTATCAGTTAAAACAATTAGAAAAGGAAGTAGGGGTACAGCTTTTTGTTAGAACTGCCCATGGAATAGAACTGACAGAAGAGGGAAAAGTATTTCAAAAATATGCTGAAAAAATTGTTGCTCTGAGTATATCTGCTAAAAGCCAAATCCATCAAATTAAAGAGGGTGAATTAGGAAAAATTAGAATCGGAGTCATTTCTTCTTGTGGAGGAGTTGTCCCAAATGAACAATTTAAAAAATTAGTAAAATACTATCCTAATGTATCATTTGAAATACATGAAGCAAACACTTTTGGCATTGTTGAACAGCTACAAGATGGAATATTAGATTTAGGAATAGTAAGGACACCTTTTAATCTTGAAGGACTAAATTTTAAAGATTTTCATCAAGAACCCATGGTAGCAGTGACAAGAGAGGAATTTTTTGAAAGGAAAGAAATTAGACATCTTAGTGAATTAAAAGATAGTCCGATAATTTTATACCGAAGGTTTCAAGAAATATTCAATCGTAGTTTTCGGCACCAGGGAATAAGGCCGTTCTATTCAGTAACTTGTGATGATGCAAGAACAGCAATTCACTGGGCGGATAAAGGTTTAGGGATAGCTTTAGTTCCAGAATCGATCGCCCTTACTTATGCAAAAAGTAAGATTATCCCAGTAAAGCATACTAACTGGATTACCCACTTAAATTTAGTATGGCGTAAAGATAGAGAAGTGACACCACTAATGGAAAAGATTATTGAAATGTTTTAA
- the eno gene encoding phosphopyruvate hydratase codes for MLKSVIENVHALEIFDSRGNPTVEVFVTLSNGVVGKAEVPSGASTGENEAVELRDGGSRLGGKGVMNAVNNVNTEINDALKGLDPHDQPNIDATMIALDGTPNKGRLGANAILGVSMATAAAAAKDNHQPLYRYLGGTDLEMPQTFHNVINGGEHADNGIDIQEFMITPVAKTSFRDGFEKIVNVYHTLKKVLEDMGYETGLGDEGGFAPNMKNSEEALKALHESIIKAGYKPGEDIAIACDCAASYFYNKEDGKYHLEGKVLTDEELADYYDKLLDEFPELISMEDPYDENDVEGMVKFTQSHKDRIQIVLDDFICTNPKLLNKAIHEGAGNASLIKLNQIGTVTETLETIRLSRKNGYNTMISHRSGETGDTFIADFAVAVNGGQLKTGAPARSERVEKYNRLLEIEEELGKGERLAFFPDNVDLD; via the coding sequence ATGCTCAAATCAGTTATTGAGAATGTACATGCACTTGAAATCTTTGATTCACGTGGTAACCCAACTGTTGAAGTTTTCGTTACTCTTTCAAACGGTGTTGTAGGTAAGGCTGAAGTTCCATCTGGTGCTTCAACTGGTGAAAACGAAGCTGTTGAATTACGTGATGGTGGTTCACGTCTTGGTGGTAAAGGTGTTATGAACGCTGTTAACAACGTTAACACTGAAATCAACGACGCTTTAAAGGGATTAGATCCACATGATCAACCAAACATCGACGCAACTATGATTGCTTTAGATGGTACTCCAAACAAGGGCCGTCTTGGTGCTAACGCTATCTTAGGTGTATCTATGGCTACTGCTGCTGCAGCTGCTAAGGATAACCACCAACCATTATACCGTTACCTTGGTGGTACTGACCTTGAAATGCCTCAAACTTTCCACAACGTTATTAACGGTGGTGAACACGCAGACAACGGTATCGATATTCAAGAATTCATGATTACCCCAGTTGCTAAGACTTCATTCCGTGATGGTTTTGAAAAGATCGTTAACGTATACCACACTTTGAAGAAAGTTCTTGAAGATATGGGTTACGAAACTGGCTTAGGTGACGAAGGTGGTTTCGCTCCTAACATGAAGAACTCAGAAGAAGCTTTGAAGGCATTACATGAATCAATCATCAAGGCTGGTTATAAGCCAGGTGAAGATATTGCTATTGCATGTGACTGTGCTGCTTCATACTTCTACAACAAAGAAGACGGCAAGTACCACCTTGAAGGTAAAGTTCTTACTGACGAAGAATTGGCAGACTACTACGACAAGTTACTTGACGAATTCCCAGAATTAATTTCTATGGAAGACCCATACGATGAAAACGATGTTGAAGGTATGGTTAAGTTTACTCAAAGTCACAAGGACCGTATCCAAATCGTTCTTGACGACTTCATTTGTACTAACCCTAAGCTTTTGAACAAGGCTATTCACGAAGGTGCTGGTAACGCTTCATTAATCAAGTTGAACCAAATCGGTACTGTTACTGAAACTCTTGAAACTATTCGTCTTTCACGTAAGAATGGTTACAACACTATGATTTCTCACCGTTCAGGTGAAACTGGTGATACTTTCATCGCTGACTTCGCAGTTGCTGTTAATGGTGGTCAATTGAAGACTGGTGCTCCAGCTCGTTCAGAACGTGTTGAAAAGTACAACCGTTTACTTGAAATCGAAGAAGAACTTGGTAAGGGTGAACGTTTAGCATTTTTCCCAGACAACGTTGACTTAGATTAA
- a CDS encoding SLC45 family MFS transporter, whose product MDENNKVSGLPELAKSVIWMINFGYLGIQIAFTLETSQMSRIFQTLGADPTKLGWFFILPPLAGLVVQPAIGSFSDRTWAPKLGGRRLPYLLIGMIFAVIMMLFLPNIGSLGLGYGSIEALVFGAIAIAILDVAANMAMQPFKMMIGDMVNDEQKSYAYGIQSMLSNSGAVIAAFFPFLLTVLGVANTAKKGVVPQSVVISFYVGATILVITSLLTVTKVHEYDPKTYARYHGIKEEDNKEGGNWFELLKKAPKVFWQVSLVQLFCWFSFQYLSTYATGAIAENVWKVTDPSSAGYQLAGNWFGVLTAVQSIAAVIWSYVLAKVPNDHHKVGYGISLLLGAIGYGSIFFIHSQNILIVSFILIGISWAAMNTYPLTMVSNALSGKHMGTYLGLFNCSICLPQIIASLLSFILFPLMKYSMPAMMLTAGISGILAAVCVLFIKETYKN is encoded by the coding sequence ATGGATGAAAATAACAAAGTATCTGGCTTACCAGAACTTGCAAAAAGTGTGATCTGGATGATTAATTTTGGGTACTTAGGTATTCAAATTGCTTTTACTCTTGAAACATCACAAATGAGTCGAATTTTTCAAACCTTAGGAGCTGATCCAACTAAGCTAGGGTGGTTCTTTATTTTACCGCCTTTGGCTGGGTTAGTGGTACAGCCAGCTATTGGATCATTCTCTGACCGAACTTGGGCTCCAAAACTTGGTGGAAGAAGATTACCTTACTTATTAATTGGGATGATCTTTGCAGTGATTATGATGTTATTTTTGCCAAACATTGGGAGTTTAGGCTTAGGATATGGCTCTATTGAAGCATTAGTATTTGGAGCTATTGCAATTGCAATTTTAGATGTAGCAGCAAATATGGCTATGCAACCATTTAAAATGATGATTGGTGATATGGTTAATGATGAGCAAAAATCATATGCATATGGTATACAAAGTATGCTTTCAAATTCAGGTGCAGTAATTGCAGCATTTTTCCCATTTCTATTAACAGTTCTAGGAGTTGCTAATACTGCTAAAAAGGGTGTAGTACCTCAATCAGTTGTAATTTCATTTTATGTAGGAGCTACAATACTTGTCATTACAAGTTTGTTAACCGTAACAAAAGTTCATGAATATGATCCAAAAACTTATGCTCGTTATCATGGTATTAAAGAAGAAGATAACAAAGAAGGCGGAAACTGGTTTGAACTGTTAAAAAAGGCACCTAAAGTTTTCTGGCAAGTTTCATTAGTACAATTATTTTGTTGGTTTTCATTCCAATATTTATCAACTTATGCTACAGGTGCAATTGCAGAAAATGTTTGGAAAGTAACAGATCCATCTTCGGCTGGTTATCAATTAGCCGGAAACTGGTTTGGGGTTTTAACAGCTGTTCAATCAATTGCCGCAGTGATATGGTCATATGTTTTGGCAAAGGTGCCAAATGATCATCATAAGGTTGGATATGGTATTAGTTTATTATTAGGAGCAATAGGATATGGTTCCATCTTCTTTATCCATTCTCAAAATATTTTGATTGTATCATTTATTTTAATTGGAATTTCTTGGGCAGCTATGAACACTTATCCACTAACTATGGTTTCTAATGCCTTATCCGGTAAACACATGGGGACGTATTTAGGTTTATTTAATTGTTCCATTTGCTTACCTCAAATAATTGCTTCATTATTAAGCTTTATACTATTTCCACTAATGAAATATTCAATGCCGGCGATGATGCTGACTGCAGGAATTTCGGGTATTTTAGCAGCAGTTTGTGTGCTGTTTATTAAGGAAACATATAAAAACTAA
- a CDS encoding HAD-IC family P-type ATPase yields MENKELQGLTDAQAEERLKKDGLNEVPEPEFNFFKEFMSKLWNLSAWILEAALLLECILGKWIQSLFVLLMLLFAAFNGATQKKKSRRVLNTISHELTPTVSVKRSGKWKQINSKFLAVGDLISLKRGDVLAADVKIAQGQITVDESSITGESKAIKKSVGDTAYAGTTVVDGDALAIVTATGSNSRSGKTINLINNSAAPGHLQQLLTKIIYYLCLLDGVLTLILVIAALIRGQNVIEMLPFLAMMFIASIPVAMPSTFALSNSFEATRLSKEGVLTSDLTGIQDAANLNLLLLDKTGTITENKTAVSQWDNLSNLLNNEVLALVGAATDKRSPSIIDSAIDEYLKEKDISPDTPEKFVPFTSDTGYSMAIVGNYNIKLGSFKQLSLIDKNADKEVKNIDFTAGRSVAVLINDKLAGIFILRDKVRSDSKKALEELKKRGIKPIMLTGDNRRTAEAVAKEVGLKGKVISIHDFNDKTDVNDLAGIADVLPEDKLKMVKLFQKDGYIVGMTGDGVNDAPALKQAEVGIAVSNAADVAKRSGKMVLLEDGLTPIVKILDAGHRVYQRMTTWSLTKLSRTAELTMLLTFGYLCFNYIPMALNAMVIYTIMNNMVTMMIGTDNTHITYKPESWNMLKLAKIAFSLAAGWTVIGFGFVWYLVSHHYTQGTVSTMVYVYLVLSAMLIVLITRTRKFFWQSAPSKSVAIVQIIDVLLTFALALLGLAMTQISFANLGLTIIVALIAAIIIDLFYQPIMKNK; encoded by the coding sequence ATGGAAAATAAAGAACTGCAAGGGTTAACCGATGCCCAGGCAGAAGAGCGTCTTAAAAAAGATGGTCTAAATGAAGTTCCCGAACCTGAATTTAATTTCTTTAAAGAATTTATGTCCAAGTTATGGAACTTATCGGCCTGGATTTTAGAAGCAGCCTTATTATTAGAATGCATTTTAGGTAAATGGATCCAGTCCTTATTTGTTTTATTAATGCTTTTATTTGCAGCGTTTAATGGAGCTACACAAAAGAAAAAGTCTCGCAGAGTTCTAAATACAATTTCTCATGAGCTAACTCCAACAGTGTCTGTAAAAAGAAGTGGAAAATGGAAACAAATAAATTCAAAATTTCTTGCTGTTGGGGACTTGATCAGCTTAAAACGTGGGGATGTTTTAGCAGCTGACGTAAAAATTGCTCAAGGACAGATTACAGTTGATGAAAGCTCAATTACTGGTGAATCAAAAGCCATTAAAAAATCTGTTGGTGATACTGCTTATGCCGGAACTACCGTAGTGGATGGGGATGCCCTAGCAATAGTAACGGCAACAGGAAGTAATTCTCGTTCGGGAAAAACTATTAATCTAATCAACAATTCTGCTGCTCCTGGTCATTTACAACAGCTATTAACCAAAATTATCTATTACCTCTGTCTCTTAGACGGTGTATTAACTTTAATTTTAGTAATCGCAGCATTGATTCGAGGACAAAATGTCATTGAAATGCTCCCATTCTTAGCCATGATGTTTATCGCCTCTATTCCGGTTGCTATGCCATCTACATTTGCTTTATCTAATTCTTTTGAAGCAACTCGTTTAAGTAAAGAGGGAGTATTAACATCTGACTTAACTGGTATTCAAGATGCGGCAAACTTAAACTTATTGCTACTTGATAAAACTGGCACAATTACTGAAAACAAGACAGCTGTCTCTCAATGGGACAATCTCAGCAACCTTCTCAATAACGAAGTTCTTGCCTTAGTTGGAGCAGCTACTGATAAACGTAGTCCTAGTATCATTGATTCTGCCATTGATGAATACCTAAAAGAAAAAGATATTAGTCCTGATACTCCGGAAAAATTTGTCCCCTTCACATCTGATACCGGATATTCAATGGCTATTGTTGGTAACTACAATATTAAGTTAGGTTCTTTTAAGCAACTTTCTTTAATAGATAAAAATGCTGATAAAGAAGTTAAAAATATTGATTTTACTGCTGGTCGTTCAGTTGCAGTTCTAATTAATGACAAACTAGCTGGAATATTCATTTTACGTGATAAAGTCAGGTCAGATTCAAAGAAAGCTCTAGAAGAACTTAAAAAACGCGGAATCAAACCAATTATGTTGACTGGAGATAACCGCAGAACTGCAGAAGCTGTTGCTAAAGAGGTTGGCTTAAAAGGAAAAGTTATCTCAATTCACGATTTCAATGATAAAACTGACGTTAATGATTTAGCCGGAATTGCTGATGTTTTACCGGAAGACAAGCTTAAGATGGTTAAACTATTCCAAAAAGATGGCTATATTGTGGGGATGACTGGTGACGGAGTTAATGATGCTCCCGCATTAAAGCAAGCTGAAGTTGGAATTGCCGTTTCAAATGCTGCTGATGTTGCTAAACGAAGTGGTAAGATGGTTCTCCTAGAAGATGGTTTAACTCCAATTGTTAAAATTCTTGATGCCGGCCACAGAGTTTACCAAAGAATGACAACCTGGTCATTAACCAAATTATCTCGGACAGCAGAACTAACAATGCTTTTAACATTTGGTTACCTATGCTTTAACTATATTCCAATGGCATTAAATGCAATGGTTATTTATACCATTATGAATAATATGGTAACTATGATGATTGGAACCGATAATACGCATATTACCTATAAGCCTGAAAGTTGGAATATGCTTAAATTAGCTAAGATTGCTTTCTCTCTTGCTGCAGGATGGACTGTAATTGGTTTTGGCTTTGTTTGGTACCTTGTATCTCACCACTATACTCAAGGAACTGTTTCTACAATGGTTTATGTTTACTTAGTTTTAAGTGCAATGTTGATTGTATTAATTACTAGAACTAGAAAATTTTTCTGGCAGTCAGCTCCATCAAAATCAGTTGCTATAGTTCAAATTATTGATGTCTTGCTAACTTTTGCTTTAGCATTATTGGGTTTAGCTATGACTCAAATTAGCTTTGCAAATCTTGGCTTAACCATAATTGTAGCTTTAATTGCAGCAATTATAATTGATTTATTCTATCAACCAATTATGAAAAACAAGTAA